The nucleotide sequence AAGATGGTCGCTATGAGACTCTTTCTAAGAAAGAGCGTCTTCAAGTAGACCGTATGCGTGCAAAATTAGAGAAGAACTTAGGTTCCATCTCTGACATGTCCCGCATGCCAGCAGCTCTTTTTATCGTTGATACCGTACGTGAGCACATCGCTGTTGCAGAAGCCTTGAATCTAGGTATTCCAATTTTTGCAATGGTAGATACCAATGCAAATCCACGTGATATCGATTATGTGATCCCATCTAATGATGATGCATCCAGATCTATTGAAATCATCATCAAATCTGTTACTGATGCTGTAAAAGCTGGATTGGAAGATCGTAAGAACGAGAAAGGTGATGACGATCAACCAAAAAAGAAAGAAGGTAAAGCAGACAAAAAGGACGCTCCTAAAAAAGCAGCCAAGAAAGCTGTAGCATCTGAAGAAGAATAAATAACTCTGTAAATACAGAATTAAAAAAACGTACAAAATGGCAAAAATAACCGCCGCTGAAGTAGGTAAACTAAGAAACACTACCGGTGCTGGTATGATGGACTGTAAAAAGGCCCTTGTAGAAGCAGATGGTGATTTTGATAAAGCAATTGACATCCTTAGAAAAAAAGGACAAAAAGTTGCTGCAAAGAGAGCAGACCGCGATTCATCTGAAGGTGTGGTTGTAGCAAAAATCAATGATGACAATACAAGAGGTATTTTACTTTCCTTGAATTGTGAGACTGACTTTGTTGCAAAAAATGACTCTTATGTAGAGCTTGCTGATAAAATTGCAGAAATCGCTTTGGACAAAAACTCTAAAGAAGAAGTTCTTGCAGCAGACTTTGATGGGATGACCGTTGAAGAAAAGTTGATCGAGCAAACTGGTGTCATAGGTGAAAAACTAGAAATAGGAGGCTTTGAAGTTTTTGAAGCACCTTATGTTGGAGCTTATGTTCATGGTGGCAAGATTGGTGCATTAACCGGTCTTTCGACAGAGAGCGAAAACAAGGAAGAAGTTGCAAAATCTGTAAGCATGCAAGTAGCTTCCATGGGAGCAACTACATTGTCTTATAAAGATTTTGATCCAGAATTCGTTAAGTCTGAAACTGAAGCTCGTATCGCTGCGATCGAAAAAGATAATATTGAAAGAGGTCGTCTAGGTAAGAACTTGATCAATGTACCATTGTTCATCTCTAGATCTCAATTGACTGACGCTGCTATCGCAGATGCCAAAGCTAATTTTGAGCAAGAATTGAAAGCAGAAGGGAAACCAGAAGCGATCTGGGACAAAATTATTCCAGGTAAAATTGAGCGATTCATTTCTGACAACGTTACTCTTGATAAGGAGTTGGCTCTTTTGGACCAGAACTTCATCATGGATGACAAGAAAACAGTTGCAGAATATGTTGATTCTAAAAATGCAGATGTAGTAGGCTTCAAGAGAGTTTCTCTAGCTTAAGTCATACCTTCATAAATATTAAAATCCCGTTCCTTTTGTTAGGAACGGGATTTTTTTGTTGGCGCTTTCAAGTTAAATTAACATCTATCATTTCAAGCCGTCCTATCTTGCGGTATGACGTATAGACTATTCTTTTTTATAGCCTTAGTTGCCAGCTGTGAGTCTGATGAGAAGACCGCACAGGCTGCGATTGAACCTGTTTTCAAAATAGATCAAATTGCAACGCTTGATTCCAGCATTACAGAATCTTCAGGGATTGTGGCTGTTGATGATTTGCTATATACACACAGCGACATTAGAGGCAAGGCAGAATTAATACAGATCCTCAAGGACGGCTCCATAAGTAACACAACAACCTATCAAAATATAGACATACGCGACTGGGAAGACATCGCCGTCGATCAGGAGTTTCTGTACATAGGCGACATAGGCAATAATCTAGGCAACAAAACTGATCTGAAGATTTTTAAAATCAAAAGGGCAGACTTGAACAACACCAATCCAACCGTAGAAACCATCACCTTTTCCTTTGCAGATCAAACCAACTTTGACAATACAGAATTGAACGAAACCAGCTATGATCTAGAAGCACTGGTTGCCATAAATAACGATTTGTATATACTCACTAAAGATTGGCTCGACTTAAATAGCAACATCTACAAGTTAAGCAAGGAACCAGGAACCTACGCCCTACAGCCGCTGGCAACATTGAACGTAGGTGGCCTGGTAACCGGTGCGACCAGCAGTCCAGAAGGTGACATAATTATCACTGGTTACAGCCCAACTCTTTCACCCTTTGTAGGACGCGTTAACATTCAAGGCGAGACTCCAGTTTTGGAACGCAAAATCAATCTGACCAGCATGCTTGCTAATGCCTCTCAAATTGAAGGCATCGCCTATTTCGGAATGATCGATAACGTCGCGACCTATTACTTGACCAGTGAGCAGTTCACAAGATCCTTTGCCGGCAACCAGATCGTGCTGCCAGCCCATCTTTATGAATTGAAGTGGAATGAATAAAATAAGTTCGCTTTCGCGAAAGCGAAATACCTATAAAACGCAGTGACTATATGAAAATCCTGAATTTTCTCAAACATATGGTAACGATGGGCTACACGAATTTGAAAATGAGTTTTCCCGTCGTGATCCTTCTCTTTATTCATTCTTGCAGCTCCATCGATAAGGCTGTTCCATCATTAGCGTCCACGACAATTTTATCATCTTTTGAAGTCGTATCCAATCTGGATCTAGAAATCACCGAAACCTCAGGTTTGGAGACTTATAACGGTAATCTTTTGACCCATAATGACAGTGACGCAAAACCCGTCATCTACTTTCTAGAAACTAATGGAATTATTAAGTCTCAAATCGAGTATCGGGAAATGACAAACATCGACTGGGAAGACATCGCCATAAGTGACACAGATTTGTACATCGCTGATATTGGTAATAATTACGGCGACCGTAAGGATTTAAAAATCTATAAAATCCCAATCTCAGAAATTCAAAATCCAGCCGTACAGCCAGAAATATTGACTTTTGAATATGATGGACAGCAAAGCTTTACACGCCAGAACCAAAGACATTCTTTAGATGGCGAGGCGATTGTTTATGCGAAAGATCGGCTACTGCTATTTTCTAAGGATTGGGTCAACTTCAATACAGATGTATATGAGATCGAGACAATAAAAGAAAAACAGAAAGTCACCAGCCTACAGAATCTTGATGTGGATGGATTAGTGACCGGTGCCACGTTTAATGGATCCAATCGCGTCGTTCTTTGTGGTTACAATAGTAGCTTGAATCCCTTTGTCGCCATATTAAAACTGGAAAACGGCACCTTGCAAATTGTGGAGCGTATAAAATTACCCGTGATAAATGGAGCGCAGATAGAAGCGATTACCTATTTTGAGACAATAGGTAAAGACGAAGTTTATTACTTGAGCAGCGAGGCCGTCAACTTGAAACTGGGTGAAGACGAGGCCAAAACTAATGGCCAACTATATAAAATGACACTCAAAATTGAATAAGTCTAGTTTGAATTGATTCTGTACGATTAAATTATATTTGCAGCGCACACAACACATCCTATGAAATACAAACGCATATTACTCAAGCTATCTGGAGAAGCCCTTATGGGAAATCGTCAATACGGTATCGACCCAGAACGCCTCGCAGACTATGCCCATGAAATTAAGGAAGTAGTAAATCAAGGTGTAGAAGTAGCCATTGTGATAGGCGGCGGTAACATCTTTAGAGGTGTCGCAGGAGCCAGTAATGGTATGGATCGAGTTCAAGGTGATCATATGGGAATGCTCGCCACCGTCATTAATGGTCTGGCATTACAAAGTGCCTGTGAGGATGCTGGCATACCTACCAGATTGCAAACCGCCATTCAAATCAATGAGGTAGCAGAACCTTTTATTAGAAGAAAAGCAATGCGTCACTTAGAAAAAGGTCGTGTAGTGATCTTTGGTGGTGGAACTGGAAACCCTTATTTCACAACAGATAGTGCCGCAGTTTTAAGAGCTATTGAAATAGAGGCAGATGTGATTCTAAAAGGTACCAGAGTCGACGGCATCTATACAGCAGATCCTGAAAAGGACAGTTCTGCAACTAAGTTTGATTTCATCTCTTTTGATGATGTGCTTACTAAAGGTCTTAAAGTGATGGATACCACAGCCTTTACTTTGAGTCAGGAAAATGAGT is from Nonlabens sp. YIK11 and encodes:
- the rpsB gene encoding 30S ribosomal protein S2, with the translated sequence MANTIEVKDLLDAGVHFGHLTRKWDPNMAPYIYMERNGIHIINLYKTSAKLDEANAALRKIAASGRKILFVATKKQAKDIVAEHAKDAGMPYITERWPGGMLTNFVTIRKAVKKMATVDRMKKDGRYETLSKKERLQVDRMRAKLEKNLGSISDMSRMPAALFIVDTVREHIAVAEALNLGIPIFAMVDTNANPRDIDYVIPSNDDASRSIEIIIKSVTDAVKAGLEDRKNEKGDDDQPKKKEGKADKKDAPKKAAKKAVASEEE
- the tsf gene encoding translation elongation factor Ts gives rise to the protein MAKITAAEVGKLRNTTGAGMMDCKKALVEADGDFDKAIDILRKKGQKVAAKRADRDSSEGVVVAKINDDNTRGILLSLNCETDFVAKNDSYVELADKIAEIALDKNSKEEVLAADFDGMTVEEKLIEQTGVIGEKLEIGGFEVFEAPYVGAYVHGGKIGALTGLSTESENKEEVAKSVSMQVASMGATTLSYKDFDPEFVKSETEARIAAIEKDNIERGRLGKNLINVPLFISRSQLTDAAIADAKANFEQELKAEGKPEAIWDKIIPGKIERFISDNVTLDKELALLDQNFIMDDKKTVAEYVDSKNADVVGFKRVSLA
- the pyrH gene encoding UMP kinase, whose product is MKYKRILLKLSGEALMGNRQYGIDPERLADYAHEIKEVVNQGVEVAIVIGGGNIFRGVAGASNGMDRVQGDHMGMLATVINGLALQSACEDAGIPTRLQTAIQINEVAEPFIRRKAMRHLEKGRVVIFGGGTGNPYFTTDSAAVLRAIEIEADVILKGTRVDGIYTADPEKDSSATKFDFISFDDVLTKGLKVMDTTAFTLSQENELPIIVFDMNTPGNLVKLIKGESIGTKVQM